In Kitasatospora viridis, the following are encoded in one genomic region:
- a CDS encoding DUF4436 family protein, giving the protein MVRRGVRRERVRVRARVRLRVRAASPPAEPHPRVRIWRPAAVLGLLAVLCVSGLLLYFDERSSRDRQQVVGTVATGDYLVVAVTLQHVDPVGATVSAKVLIEPQGTLQSADNPLAPTRDLVLDTSSLDQAVLRFPAGQQIGSSTVNFPLTDGRVSDYPFDSYQSLVGFQATAGGASVPVVVGVVEADPFFAMHQGGHQSEQGTVAVTERMARSRSTFIFAWFMIVAMWSLGLSVLFVAWLITKQRRGLIWPALGWMAATLFALIGMRNAAPGSPPIGSLLDYAAFYWAEALVALGLTVTVLRGLRVESGERRG; this is encoded by the coding sequence GTGGTACGACGAGGCGTCAGGCGCGAGCGGGTCCGGGTGCGGGCGCGCGTCCGACTGCGGGTCAGGGCCGCGTCCCCGCCCGCCGAGCCGCACCCCCGGGTGCGGATCTGGCGGCCGGCCGCCGTGCTCGGCCTGCTCGCGGTGCTCTGCGTCTCGGGCCTGCTGCTCTACTTCGACGAGCGCTCCTCGCGGGACAGGCAGCAGGTGGTCGGCACGGTGGCGACCGGCGACTACCTGGTGGTCGCGGTGACCCTGCAACACGTCGATCCGGTCGGGGCGACGGTCTCCGCCAAGGTCCTGATCGAGCCGCAGGGCACGCTGCAGAGCGCCGACAACCCGCTGGCCCCCACCCGGGACCTGGTGCTGGACACCAGCTCGCTCGACCAGGCCGTGCTGCGCTTCCCCGCGGGCCAGCAGATCGGCAGCAGCACCGTGAACTTCCCGCTCACCGACGGCCGGGTCTCCGACTACCCGTTCGACAGCTACCAGTCCCTGGTGGGTTTCCAGGCGACCGCCGGCGGCGCGTCCGTGCCGGTGGTGGTCGGCGTGGTGGAGGCCGACCCGTTCTTCGCGATGCACCAGGGCGGCCACCAGAGCGAGCAGGGCACGGTCGCCGTCACCGAGCGGATGGCCCGCTCCCGCAGCACCTTCATCTTCGCCTGGTTCATGATCGTGGCGATGTGGTCGCTGGGCCTGTCCGTCCTGTTCGTCGCCTGGCTGATCACCAAGCAGCGCCGCGGCCTGATCTGGCCCGCGCTCGGCTGGATGGCCGCGACCCTGTTCGCCCTGATCGGCATGCGCAACGCCGCCCCCGGCAGCCCCCCGATCGGCTCGCTGCTCGACTACGCGGCGTTCTACTGGGCCGAGGCACTGGTCGCGCTCGGCCTGACGGTGACGGTGCTGCGCGGCCTGCGGGTGGAGAGCGGGGAGCGGCGCGGCTGA
- a CDS encoding ferritin-like domain-containing protein — protein MTATEDAWELPISECELVRLTRDMQDAHRATLPAMHAGAVDLTEEIRARAAGEPRDAGRRRFLLGAGGAAVAVTLAACSSSKSGGSAASSAASGAASMSGSASGQYTGDLKVVALATALENQAVGAYQAALDAAKAGKLGTVPPAVATFITTAMGQHADHAKAWNAVLTGAGKPAITNVPLSNQAATVQALNAATDVGTVAKLALSLEDQAAQTYLFATYNVTSPGGIATAATIAPVEAMHAAILNYVLGQYPVPDDFLPTDKAASPSLLTV, from the coding sequence GTGACCGCCACCGAGGACGCTTGGGAGCTTCCCATCAGCGAGTGCGAGCTCGTCCGGCTCACCCGGGACATGCAGGACGCGCACCGGGCGACGCTGCCCGCGATGCACGCCGGTGCCGTGGACCTCACGGAGGAGATCCGGGCCCGCGCGGCCGGCGAGCCGCGTGACGCCGGCCGCCGCCGCTTCCTGCTCGGCGCCGGCGGCGCCGCCGTCGCGGTGACGCTCGCGGCCTGCTCCAGCAGCAAGTCCGGCGGCTCGGCGGCCTCCAGCGCAGCCTCCGGCGCGGCCTCGATGTCCGGTTCGGCCTCCGGGCAGTACACCGGCGACCTCAAGGTGGTGGCGCTGGCCACCGCCCTGGAGAACCAGGCCGTCGGCGCCTACCAGGCCGCCCTGGACGCGGCGAAGGCCGGCAAGCTCGGCACCGTGCCGCCGGCGGTGGCCACCTTCATCACCACGGCGATGGGCCAGCACGCCGACCACGCCAAGGCCTGGAACGCGGTGCTCACCGGCGCCGGCAAGCCCGCCATCACCAACGTCCCGCTGTCCAACCAGGCCGCCACCGTGCAGGCCTTGAACGCGGCCACCGACGTCGGCACGGTCGCCAAGCTGGCCCTGTCGCTGGAGGACCAGGCCGCGCAGACCTACCTGTTCGCGACCTACAACGTCACCAGCCCCGGCGGCATCGCCACCGCGGCCACCATCGCGCCGGTCGAGGCCATGCACGCCGCGATCCTCAACTACGTGCTGGGCCAGTACCCCGTCCCCGACGACTTCCTGCCCACGGACAAGGCGGCCAGCCCCTCGCTCCTGACGGTCTGA
- a CDS encoding YqaE/Pmp3 family membrane protein, whose amino-acid sequence MVKVLLVLLCLVLPWLAVLIKEGPCLKVLWAFLLQLLGHFPGVVYGIYQVVKD is encoded by the coding sequence ATGGTGAAGGTCCTGCTCGTCCTGCTCTGCCTGGTCCTGCCCTGGCTCGCCGTGCTGATCAAGGAGGGCCCGTGCCTGAAGGTGCTGTGGGCCTTCCTGCTCCAGCTGCTCGGCCACTTCCCGGGCGTCGTCTACGGCATCTACCAGGTCGTCAAGGACTGA
- a CDS encoding GNAT family N-acetyltransferase gives MNQSTAEYTPADEPSWLRCRVLSFLSTPYFDDVLRAKPVIAAPGFELVVRGGGGAVVGIMDVAVEGELATVETVAVHPDHQRRGIGRALFAAARERARAAGARTLDAWTRDDPDTLAWYRAMGFAESSHYLHVYADRYTDPGEPDRAVAVQWPGLRPMALFLHAALAEERAMREQFARVHVCRRFALDLGER, from the coding sequence GTGAACCAGAGCACTGCCGAGTACACGCCCGCTGACGAGCCCTCCTGGCTGCGTTGCCGGGTGCTCTCGTTCCTGTCCACCCCCTACTTCGACGACGTGCTCCGGGCCAAGCCCGTGATCGCCGCCCCCGGGTTCGAGCTGGTGGTGCGCGGGGGCGGCGGGGCGGTCGTCGGGATCATGGACGTCGCCGTCGAGGGGGAGCTGGCGACCGTCGAGACCGTCGCGGTCCACCCCGACCACCAGCGCCGGGGGATCGGGCGGGCGCTGTTCGCCGCGGCGCGCGAGCGGGCCCGGGCGGCGGGGGCCCGGACCCTGGACGCGTGGACCAGGGACGACCCGGACACGCTGGCCTGGTACCGGGCGATGGGGTTCGCCGAGAGCTCGCACTACCTGCACGTGTACGCCGACCGGTACACCGATCCGGGGGAGCCGGACCGGGCGGTCGCCGTGCAGTGGCCCGGGCTGCGGCCGATGGCGCTGTTCCTGCACGCCGCGCTCGCCGAGGAGCGGGCGATGCGCGAGCAGTTCGCCCGGGTGCACGTGTGCCGCCGGTTCGCGCTGGACCTCGGCGAGCGGTAG
- a CDS encoding IucA/IucC family protein: MRPDTWAVANRLLLRKALAEFSHERLLAPERSADGRYAVRSDDGATEYRFAARLLALDHWQIPADSITRHRDGAELPLDVTDFVIELRETLGLSAEVLPVYLEEIASTLSGSAYKLDKPQPTADQLAAADFQTIETAMTEGHPGFVANNGRIGFDGAEYHRYAPEAGSPVRLVWLAAHRDHATFTSCADLDHQALIEQELDLAERERFAAALTGRGLDPADYLLFPVHPWQWTNKLSVSFAGELAAQRLVFLGEGSDAYLAQQSIRTFFNQDRPDRHYVKTALSVLNMGFMRGLSAAYMEATPAINDWLAELIERDEVLRGTGLSIIREHAAIGYRHRQYEAATDRYSPYRKMLAALWRESPVPRLAPGERLATMASLLHTDRDGRPLAAALVERSGLAPADWLRRYLDAYLTPLLHCFYAHDLAFMPHGENVILVLDQAGTVRRAIFKDLAEEIVVMDPEAQLPPQVERVRAEVPEEMRLLSIFTDVFDGVLRYLAALLDEAGILTEREFWRTVAACTADYQAAVPELAEKFARFDAFAPTFQLSCLNRLQLRNNRQMVDLADPSGALQLVGELANPIAPFAPFAPR, translated from the coding sequence CTGCGCCCCGACACCTGGGCGGTGGCCAACCGGCTGCTGCTGCGCAAGGCGCTGGCCGAGTTCAGCCACGAACGGCTGCTGGCCCCCGAGCGGTCGGCCGATGGCCGGTACGCCGTGCGCAGCGACGACGGCGCCACCGAGTACCGGTTCGCCGCCCGGCTGCTCGCGCTGGACCACTGGCAGATCCCCGCCGACTCGATCACCCGGCACCGCGACGGCGCCGAACTCCCGCTGGACGTCACGGACTTCGTGATCGAGCTGCGGGAGACCCTGGGCCTGTCCGCCGAGGTGCTGCCGGTCTACCTGGAGGAGATCGCCAGCACCCTGTCCGGCAGCGCCTACAAGCTCGACAAGCCGCAGCCGACGGCCGATCAGCTGGCCGCCGCGGACTTCCAGACCATCGAGACCGCGATGACCGAGGGCCACCCCGGCTTCGTCGCCAACAACGGGCGGATCGGCTTCGACGGCGCCGAGTACCACCGCTACGCGCCCGAGGCCGGCAGCCCCGTGCGACTGGTCTGGCTGGCCGCGCACCGCGACCACGCCACCTTCACCAGCTGCGCCGACCTCGACCACCAGGCGCTGATCGAGCAGGAGTTGGACCTGGCCGAGCGGGAGCGGTTCGCCGCCGCGCTGACCGGGCGCGGCCTCGACCCGGCCGACTACCTGCTGTTCCCGGTGCACCCCTGGCAGTGGACCAACAAGCTCTCGGTCAGCTTCGCCGGCGAACTCGCCGCCCAGCGCCTGGTGTTCCTCGGCGAGGGCAGCGACGCCTACCTGGCCCAGCAGTCGATCCGCACCTTCTTCAACCAGGACCGGCCGGACCGGCACTACGTCAAGACCGCGCTGTCGGTGCTCAACATGGGCTTCATGCGCGGACTCTCGGCCGCCTACATGGAGGCCACCCCCGCGATCAACGACTGGCTGGCCGAGCTGATCGAGCGGGACGAGGTGCTGCGCGGCACCGGCCTGAGCATCATCCGCGAGCACGCCGCGATCGGCTACCGGCACCGCCAGTACGAGGCCGCCACCGACCGCTACTCGCCCTACCGCAAGATGCTCGCCGCACTGTGGCGGGAGAGCCCGGTGCCCCGGCTGGCGCCCGGCGAGCGGCTGGCCACCATGGCCTCGCTGCTGCACACCGACCGGGACGGCCGGCCGCTGGCCGCCGCGCTGGTCGAGCGCAGCGGCCTGGCCCCCGCCGACTGGCTGCGCCGCTACCTGGACGCCTACCTGACCCCGCTGCTGCACTGCTTCTACGCCCACGACCTGGCCTTCATGCCGCACGGCGAGAACGTCATCCTGGTGCTCGACCAGGCGGGCACGGTGCGGCGGGCGATCTTCAAGGACCTCGCCGAGGAGATCGTGGTGATGGACCCGGAGGCCCAACTGCCGCCCCAGGTCGAGCGGGTGCGCGCCGAGGTGCCGGAGGAGATGCGACTGCTGTCGATCTTCACCGACGTCTTCGACGGCGTGCTGCGCTACCTGGCCGCCCTGCTGGACGAGGCCGGCATTCTGACGGAGCGGGAGTTCTGGCGCACCGTGGCCGCCTGCACCGCCGACTACCAGGCCGCGGTGCCCGAGCTGGCGGAGAAGTTCGCGCGCTTCGACGCCTTCGCCCCGACCTTCCAGCTCTCCTGCCTGAACCGCCTCCAGCTGCGGAACAACCGTCAGATGGTCGACCTGGCCGACCCCTCGGGCGCACTCCAACTGGTCGGCGAACTGGCCAACCCGATCGCCCCGTTCGCCCCGTTCGCGCCCCGGTGA
- a CDS encoding cadmium resistance transporter, producing the protein MTASLLATAVVAFLGTTVDDLIVLAALFLARRTSGSPRAAVIVAGQYAGFAAVLGVALLAATGLRILPDHWVGLLGLVPIGFGVRGLWRLRDSAPGAPPQLATTAPRIAVLVFANGADNISVFTPLFRTLHMTGALLATALFLALIGLWCAAGALLGGHRAVVATLGRVGHWLIPAVFIAVGILILTAGGSLMGA; encoded by the coding sequence GTGACGGCCTCCCTGCTCGCCACCGCCGTGGTCGCCTTCCTCGGCACCACCGTCGACGACCTCATCGTGCTGGCCGCGCTGTTCCTGGCCCGCCGCACCAGCGGGAGCCCGCGCGCCGCCGTGATCGTCGCCGGCCAGTACGCCGGGTTCGCCGCCGTCCTCGGCGTCGCCCTGCTCGCCGCCACCGGCCTGCGGATCCTGCCCGACCACTGGGTCGGGCTCCTCGGCCTGGTCCCGATCGGCTTCGGCGTCCGCGGCCTGTGGCGCCTGCGCGACAGCGCTCCCGGCGCCCCACCGCAGTTGGCCACCACCGCACCCCGGATCGCCGTCCTGGTGTTCGCCAACGGCGCCGACAACATCAGCGTCTTCACCCCCCTGTTCCGCACCCTGCACATGACCGGCGCCCTGCTGGCCACCGCCCTGTTCCTGGCCCTGATCGGCCTCTGGTGCGCCGCGGGCGCCCTGCTGGGCGGCCACCGCGCGGTGGTCGCCACCCTCGGCCGGGTCGGCCACTGGCTGATACCGGCGGTGTTCATCGCGGTCGGCATCCTGATCCTGACCGCCGGCGGCAGCCTCATGGGTGCGTGA
- a CDS encoding ferritin-like domain-containing protein, with protein MATEHIDTRLLEELTEQSQDLNSDAVRITRSALTGFGQANEPGRRRWWQRGSVLAGAAGVAALVGGRAFADSASPSAATADDIMALQTAASIENLAVSVYQTAAGLSFIKNGNATVAAFIAKTTAQHQAHAQAFNAAATQAGGQAQSGPDPKYKAVVDQALPTIQGPADVVKLAITLEDVAAQTYTKNVSLVSSADLRKLFASVAPVEAQHRATLLAVQALLAGNAADLITIPVDPAKLPAAAGSVGFPDAFYPTTNASPISEGAVK; from the coding sequence ATGGCCACGGAGCACATCGACACCCGGCTGCTCGAAGAGCTGACCGAGCAGTCGCAGGACCTGAACAGCGACGCCGTGCGCATCACGCGCAGCGCACTGACCGGCTTCGGGCAGGCGAACGAGCCGGGCCGGCGGCGCTGGTGGCAGCGCGGGTCGGTGCTGGCGGGTGCGGCGGGGGTCGCGGCGCTGGTCGGGGGTCGGGCGTTCGCCGATTCGGCCTCGCCGTCGGCGGCCACGGCCGACGACATCATGGCGCTGCAGACCGCCGCGTCGATCGAGAACCTGGCGGTGAGCGTCTACCAGACCGCCGCCGGGCTGTCGTTCATCAAGAACGGCAACGCGACGGTGGCCGCGTTCATCGCCAAGACGACGGCGCAGCACCAGGCGCACGCGCAGGCGTTCAACGCGGCCGCGACCCAGGCCGGCGGGCAGGCGCAGAGCGGGCCCGACCCGAAGTACAAGGCGGTCGTCGACCAGGCGCTGCCCACCATCCAGGGCCCGGCGGACGTGGTGAAGCTGGCGATCACCCTGGAGGACGTGGCCGCGCAGACCTACACCAAGAACGTGTCCCTGGTCTCCAGCGCCGACCTGCGCAAGCTCTTCGCCTCGGTCGCGCCGGTCGAGGCGCAGCACCGCGCCACGCTGCTCGCCGTGCAGGCGCTGCTGGCCGGCAACGCCGCCGACCTGATCACCATCCCGGTGGACCCGGCCAAGCTGCCCGCCGCCGCCGGCAGCGTCGGCTTCCCCGACGCGTTCTACCCGACGACCAACGCCTCCCCGATCAGCGAAGGAGCCGTCAAGTGA
- a CDS encoding MFS transporter codes for MSSGRARWAVLGTVCLVQLVVVLDNTVLNVALPELGRALGAGTPALQWITTAYSLAQAGLLLTAGAAADRYGRRRMLLAGLLVFGAGSLAAALAGGTGQLVAARAVMGVGGALLTTATLAVVMQVFDGAERDRAIAVWAMVSALGFAAGPPIGGLLLAHFWWGAVFLANLPVVLLGLLAARRLVPESHGRRDGRPDLVGAVLSTVGMVSVVRAITAGPDLPTVAVAVAALTGFLCWERRTAQPMLDLAFFRDRRFTGAVSGVLLITAGSTGALFLLTQQLQLVHGLTPLAAGLRMAPFALTVVLLHLTGVSTRLIARLGTAGAIALGMALLAAGLAVTVTGALPVGLLLMGTGCALANPALVAAVLGAIPPEKAGAGAGIDGATAELGASLGVAVLGAVLDARFTALAPAGVPADSPYTALGAGRPDLVHAFGEAARTAQLLGAATVLAGGLLAALLLRRADRAPLTSRRNNPHAAQRP; via the coding sequence GTGAGCAGCGGACGCGCCCGCTGGGCGGTGCTCGGCACGGTCTGCCTGGTGCAGCTGGTGGTGGTGCTCGACAACACCGTGCTGAACGTCGCGCTGCCCGAGCTCGGCCGCGCCCTCGGCGCCGGCACCCCCGCCCTGCAGTGGATCACCACCGCCTACTCGCTGGCCCAGGCCGGCCTGCTGCTCACCGCCGGCGCGGCGGCCGACCGGTACGGGCGGCGGCGGATGCTGCTGGCCGGCCTGCTGGTCTTCGGCGCCGGGTCGCTGGCCGCCGCCCTGGCCGGCGGCACCGGCCAACTGGTCGCCGCCCGCGCGGTGATGGGCGTCGGCGGGGCGCTGCTCACCACCGCCACCCTGGCCGTGGTGATGCAGGTCTTCGACGGCGCCGAGCGCGACCGGGCGATCGCCGTCTGGGCGATGGTCAGCGCGCTCGGCTTCGCCGCCGGGCCGCCGATCGGCGGACTGCTGCTGGCGCACTTCTGGTGGGGCGCGGTCTTCCTGGCCAACCTGCCGGTGGTGCTGCTCGGGCTGCTCGCCGCCCGGCGCCTGGTGCCCGAGTCGCACGGCCGCCGCGACGGGCGGCCCGACCTGGTCGGGGCGGTGCTCTCCACCGTCGGCATGGTGTCCGTGGTCCGGGCGATCACCGCCGGGCCCGACCTGCCGACGGTGGCCGTGGCGGTGGCCGCCCTGACCGGGTTCCTCTGCTGGGAGCGCCGGACGGCGCAGCCGATGCTCGATCTGGCGTTCTTCCGGGACCGCCGGTTCACCGGCGCGGTCAGCGGGGTGCTGCTGATCACCGCGGGCAGCACCGGCGCGCTCTTCCTGCTCACCCAGCAGCTCCAACTGGTGCACGGCCTCACGCCGTTGGCGGCCGGGCTGCGGATGGCGCCGTTCGCGCTGACCGTCGTGCTGCTGCACCTGACCGGCGTGTCGACCAGGCTGATCGCCCGGCTCGGCACCGCCGGCGCCATCGCCCTCGGCATGGCGCTGCTGGCCGCCGGCCTGGCGGTCACCGTCACGGGTGCGCTGCCGGTCGGCCTGCTGCTGATGGGCACCGGCTGCGCGCTGGCCAACCCCGCCCTGGTGGCCGCCGTGCTGGGCGCCATCCCACCGGAGAAGGCGGGCGCCGGCGCCGGGATCGACGGCGCGACCGCCGAACTCGGCGCCAGCCTCGGCGTGGCCGTGCTCGGCGCGGTGCTCGACGCCCGCTTCACGGCCCTCGCCCCGGCCGGTGTCCCGGCCGACTCGCCGTACACGGCCCTCGGCGCGGGCCGCCCCGACCTGGTGCACGCCTTCGGCGAGGCCGCCCGCACCGCCCAACTGCTCGGCGCCGCCACCGTCCTGGCCGGCGGCCTGCTCGCGGCCCTGCTGCTGCGCCGGGCCGACCGCGCACCCCTGACCTCAAGGAGGAACAACCCCCATGCTGCGCAACGCCCTTGA
- a CDS encoding LCP family protein gives MAEPTSHSRGRAQRRRRAAPERHRPSPAALAGRVVFCGVGLTALATSGVTWYTYHDLTTGLNTSNALAGVEKSAPPHLDNSVNLLLIGLDSRKDMNGNDLPPQFVENDLQAGDSSNVGGYNTNTLMVLHIPADGGKVTALSIPRDDYVQTYGADGKMHKIKEAYGIAKAAAEPKLQAQGLKGAQLEQQSRDAGRAATLATVQNFLGIPIDHFAEVNLLGFYDIAQAVGPVQVCLNHATSDPAEAGQGSGFKGAAGINTLDASQSLAFVRQRHNLPNGDLDRTHRQQAFISSVEYKLKNEGLFGDIGKMQSLFDVVKKDVVIDNQLNIIDFAQQATNLTGGNVEFNTLPITGFATMGGEDVNTVDPALIKREVQQLFGHDLPPAPAAANSPGAAPSPAAPAPTPAAGSRTGSGTVDVYNASTVTGAAAAESKALTALGYAAGRVGEAGTRPKATTVSYGAGAKEGAQGVAARYGVAAEASAAVPAGHIVVTLGTDYTPPGGSAPAPAAPAAPAAGGSASDPAAALPMQGPPVKMGGIPCVN, from the coding sequence GTGGCCGAGCCCACCTCCCACAGCCGAGGCCGAGCACAACGCCGCCGGCGCGCGGCGCCCGAGCGGCACCGCCCCTCCCCGGCGGCCCTGGCCGGGCGCGTCGTCTTCTGCGGGGTCGGGCTCACCGCGCTCGCCACCAGCGGGGTCACCTGGTACACGTACCACGACCTGACCACTGGCCTGAACACCTCCAACGCCCTCGCCGGCGTGGAGAAGAGCGCACCGCCGCACCTGGACAACTCGGTGAACCTGCTGCTGATCGGCCTGGACAGCCGCAAGGACATGAACGGCAACGACCTGCCGCCGCAGTTCGTCGAGAACGACCTGCAGGCGGGGGACAGCAGCAACGTCGGCGGCTACAACACCAACACCCTGATGGTGCTGCACATCCCGGCCGACGGCGGCAAGGTGACGGCGCTCTCCATACCGCGCGACGACTACGTGCAGACCTACGGCGCCGACGGCAAGATGCACAAGATCAAGGAGGCCTACGGCATAGCCAAGGCCGCCGCCGAACCCAAGCTCCAGGCGCAGGGCCTGAAGGGCGCCCAGCTGGAGCAGCAGAGCCGGGACGCGGGGCGGGCGGCGACGCTGGCCACCGTGCAGAACTTCCTCGGCATCCCGATCGACCACTTCGCCGAGGTCAACCTGCTCGGCTTCTACGACATCGCGCAGGCCGTCGGTCCGGTGCAGGTCTGCCTGAACCACGCCACCAGCGACCCGGCCGAGGCGGGCCAGGGCTCCGGCTTCAAGGGCGCGGCCGGGATCAACACCCTCGACGCCAGCCAGTCGCTCGCCTTCGTCCGGCAGCGCCACAACCTGCCGAACGGCGACCTCGACCGCACCCACCGCCAGCAGGCCTTCATCTCCTCCGTCGAGTACAAGCTCAAGAACGAGGGCCTGTTCGGCGACATCGGCAAGATGCAGTCGCTGTTCGACGTGGTGAAGAAGGACGTGGTGATCGACAACCAGCTGAACATCATCGACTTCGCCCAGCAGGCGACCAACCTCACCGGCGGCAACGTCGAGTTCAACACCCTGCCGATCACCGGCTTCGCCACCATGGGCGGCGAGGACGTGAACACCGTCGACCCCGCCCTGATCAAGCGGGAGGTCCAGCAGCTCTTCGGCCACGACCTGCCGCCGGCTCCGGCCGCCGCCAACTCCCCGGGCGCGGCGCCGAGTCCGGCCGCCCCCGCGCCGACTCCGGCCGCAGGCAGCCGGACCGGCTCGGGCACGGTGGACGTGTACAACGCCTCGACGGTCACCGGTGCGGCCGCGGCCGAGTCCAAGGCCCTGACCGCGCTGGGGTACGCGGCCGGGCGGGTCGGCGAGGCCGGCACCCGGCCGAAGGCCACCACGGTCAGCTACGGCGCGGGCGCGAAGGAGGGCGCGCAGGGCGTCGCGGCGCGCTACGGCGTGGCCGCCGAGGCGTCCGCCGCGGTGCCGGCCGGGCACATCGTGGTCACCCTCGGCACCGACTACACCCCGCCCGGCGGCTCGGCGCCCGCCCCGGCCGCCCCGGCCGCGCCCGCGGCCGGCGGCAGCGCCTCGGACCCGGCCGCCGCACTGCCGATGCAGGGCCCGCCGGTCAAGATGGGCGGCATCCCCTGCGTCAACTGA
- the tatA gene encoding Sec-independent protein translocase subunit TatA, with product MLRNALEPWHLLLMLAVVVLLFGSRKLPDMARGLGKSMRILKAETRALQGDGQERPAPEA from the coding sequence ATGCTGCGCAACGCCCTTGAACCCTGGCACCTGCTCCTGATGCTGGCCGTGGTGGTGCTGCTCTTCGGCTCCCGCAAGCTGCCCGACATGGCCCGCGGCCTCGGCAAGTCGATGCGCATCCTCAAGGCCGAGACCCGGGCCCTCCAGGGGGACGGTCAGGAGCGGCCGGCCCCGGAGGCCTGA
- a CDS encoding cupredoxin domain-containing protein — translation MTAARPYSTLAAVLLALALSACSSGGAQGGAQGGATTGSSSAGARITIKNFLFAPAALTVHPGDRVTVVNEDSTAHTATATDKSFDTGDIAPGTSATFTAPAKPGSYPYICTIHQYMHATLTVD, via the coding sequence GTGACCGCCGCGCGCCCCTACTCGACCCTCGCAGCCGTCCTGCTCGCCCTGGCGCTGAGCGCCTGCTCGTCCGGCGGCGCCCAGGGTGGTGCGCAGGGCGGCGCCACGACCGGCTCCTCGTCGGCCGGCGCCCGGATCACCATCAAGAACTTCCTCTTCGCCCCCGCGGCGCTCACCGTGCACCCGGGCGACCGGGTCACCGTCGTCAACGAGGACTCAACCGCCCACACCGCGACCGCCACCGACAAGTCCTTCGACACCGGTGACATCGCCCCCGGCACCTCGGCGACCTTCACCGCGCCCGCGAAGCCCGGCAGCTACCCGTACATCTGCACCATCCACCAGTACATGCACGCGACCCTGACGGTTGATTAG
- a CDS encoding alpha/beta hydrolase family protein, with protein sequence MSSTPHTDRGNVSPAGISRRRMLGAAVGAGTAAPLLPARPARAAAGATRPATIRPTSARLVLPRPTGPHPVGTVDLTLVDPTRPGPTPGSPLRLMASLWYPARPTGHHPLAPWMGAGALRAFLASGGFPPSSALGPLTAGHLGAPVHRPGHSLPVVVHSHGAHDHRSDTTIVVQELASHGYLVVTVDHANDSFTQFPDGRVLTPDGARMPGAAGFAEDVRFLLDRIEELAAGRNPDADGRQLPEGLGAALDLDRIGMFGWSKGGAATALTMAADRRVKAGLALDGTMDPVITGDLDRPFMLLTARCTRTTQRPVAEFWSRLKGWRLDVRAAGAAHASYTDVQYLAPQLARLAGLSDAQLRSMTGTLDPGRAVRIQQAYPLAFFDRHLRRRPSRLLDGPSAAFPEVAYLP encoded by the coding sequence ATGAGCAGCACGCCGCACACCGATCGAGGGAACGTCAGCCCGGCGGGCATCAGCCGCCGCCGGATGCTCGGCGCCGCCGTGGGAGCCGGGACCGCCGCACCGCTCCTGCCGGCCCGCCCCGCCCGGGCCGCCGCCGGCGCCACCCGGCCGGCTACCATCCGACCGACATCCGCCCGCCTGGTGCTCCCCCGGCCCACCGGCCCCCACCCCGTGGGCACCGTGGACCTGACCCTGGTCGACCCGACCCGCCCGGGCCCGACCCCCGGCTCACCGCTGCGGCTGATGGCGAGCCTGTGGTACCCGGCGCGGCCGACCGGACACCACCCCCTCGCCCCCTGGATGGGCGCGGGCGCACTGCGCGCCTTCCTGGCGTCCGGCGGGTTCCCGCCCAGTTCCGCGCTCGGTCCGCTGACGGCCGGTCACCTCGGCGCCCCGGTCCACCGGCCGGGCCACTCGCTGCCCGTCGTCGTCCACTCGCACGGGGCGCACGACCACCGCTCCGACACCACCATCGTGGTCCAGGAGCTCGCCAGCCACGGCTACCTGGTGGTCACCGTGGACCACGCCAACGACTCCTTCACCCAGTTCCCGGACGGGCGGGTGCTCACCCCGGACGGAGCCCGCATGCCCGGCGCGGCGGGCTTCGCCGAGGACGTCCGGTTCCTGCTGGACCGGATCGAGGAGCTCGCCGCCGGCCGCAACCCGGACGCCGACGGCCGGCAGCTGCCCGAGGGCCTGGGCGCGGCGCTCGACCTGGACCGGATCGGCATGTTCGGCTGGTCCAAGGGCGGCGCGGCCACCGCCCTGACCATGGCCGCCGACCGGCGGGTGAAGGCGGGCCTGGCCCTCGACGGCACGATGGACCCGGTGATCACCGGCGACCTGGACCGCCCGTTCATGCTGCTGACCGCGCGGTGCACCCGGACCACCCAGCGCCCGGTCGCCGAGTTCTGGTCACGGCTCAAGGGCTGGCGGCTCGACGTGCGCGCCGCCGGCGCGGCGCACGCCTCGTACACCGACGTCCAGTACCTGGCCCCGCAACTGGCCCGCCTGGCCGGTCTCAGCGACGCACAGCTGCGCAGCATGACCGGCACCCTGGACCCCGGGCGCGCGGTGCGGATCCAGCAGGCCTACCCGCTCGCCTTCTTCGACCGGCACCTGCGCCGGCGGCCCAGCCGACTGCTTGACGGTCCGTCGGCCGCCTTCCCGGAGGTGGCGTACCTCCCCTGA